In Cicer arietinum cultivar CDC Frontier isolate Library 1 chromosome 7, Cicar.CDCFrontier_v2.0, whole genome shotgun sequence, a single window of DNA contains:
- the LOC101507015 gene encoding transcription initiation factor TFIID subunit 4b-like isoform X4 has translation MWVPLRTTWNFCLVDDTIPTLVDGSSGVDGDKEKDEGRNKATKVNKEVDAKMRTNVAARASVGGPDMLSKLQLMAKQARQKREGGMDAASDSQPTKDVSRKSPSPGRSTKEKMSNFSWEFGCVSSWLFHIISAAARKFGKNHSLGSQTCVARSISVKGDSFTSACKPIVSWQRECLSEGALVLGL, from the exons ACGTGGAATTTTTGTTTAGTTGATGATACAATACCCACTCTG GTAGATGGTAGTTCTGGAGTTGATGGTGACAAGGAGAAGGATGAAGGTCGCAATAAAGCAACAAAG GTGAACAAGGAAGTAGATGCCAAGATGAGGACAAACGTTGCGGCCAGAGCTTCCGTTGGGGGACCTGACATGCTGTCTAAATTGCAACTTATGGCCAAGCAAGCCAGGCAGAAACGTGAAGGGGGGATGGACGCTGCATCTGATTCTCAGCCAACTAAAGATGTGAGTCGCAAATCTCCATCGCCAGGAAGGAGCACAAAAGAGAAAATGTCCAACTTCTCTTGGGAATTCGGGTGTGTTTCTTCTTGGTTGTTTCATATCATTTCAG CCGCTGCTAGGAAATTTGGTAAAAATCATTCCCTTGGATCTCAAACTTGCGTAGCTCGTAGCATCTCTGTGAAGGGGGATTCATTTACATCAGCTTGTAAACCGATAGTCAGTTGGCAGAGGGAATGTCTTTCTGAAGGAGCGCTTGTTCTGGGATTATAG
- the LOC140918714 gene encoding uncharacterized protein produces the protein MSKAKYIVEGGSSNIPPFFDGSDYYFWKNKMQLFLKSQDTGMWRIITDGDFIPRVDQDDSNSTMKKETDWTTDDKNKVLLNSKAQLFLSCALSREESERVDECTTAKEVWDTLQTYHEGTSHVKEARINIGIRKFELFEMQEGETIDEIYSRFTTIVNGMRSLGKTYTVQERVRKIMRCLPIIWRL, from the coding sequence atgtcgaaagcaaaatacattgttgaaggaggatcctcaaacataccaccattctttgatggatcggattactacttttggaaaaacaaaatgcaattgTTTCTAAAGTCTCAagacacaggaatgtggcgcatcattacagatggagacttcataccaagggttgatcaagatgactcaaACTCTACCATGAAGAAAGAAACTGACTGGACAACCGATGATAAAAATAAGgtacttttaaattctaaagctcagttattcttatcatgtgctttaagcagagaagaaagtgaaagagtagatgaatgcacaactgcaaaagaagtttgggatacaCTGCAAACttatcatgaaggaacaagccatgtcaaagaagcAAGAATAAacattggcataaggaaattcgaattattcgaaatgcaagaaggagaaactattgatgaaatataCTCAAGATTTACTACAATAGTAAACGgaatgcgttctcttggcaaaaCTTACACAgtacaagaaagagtaagaaagatcatgaggtgccttccaatcatatggagactgtga
- the LOC101494531 gene encoding uncharacterized protein isoform X4, producing the protein MRLMLRDAMLRLRNNGFSILALAMKVKYAELVTLNKNNMTVFAVDDLSIFSGSHSYIISATSGSTLCRTISCREVFVAFSGRGRRLYESISCALK; encoded by the exons ATGCGCCTGATGCTCAGAGATGCCATGCTCCGGCTCCGTAACAATGGCTTCAGCATCCTAGCCCTCGCTATGAAGGTGAAGTACGCCGAGCTTGTGACTCTTAACAAAAACAATATGACGGTCTTCGCCGTTGACGACCTTTCGATCTTCTCCGGTTCTCACTCTTATATCATATCAGCAACATCAGGTTCCACATTGTGCCGAACCATTTCTTGTCGAGAAGTGTTTGTGGCTTTCTCCg GGCGGGGAAGACGTCTTTATGAATCA ATATCGTGTGCATTGAAATAA
- the LOC101494531 gene encoding uncharacterized protein isoform X5, which translates to MRLMLRDAMLRLRNNGFSILALAMKVKYAELVTLNKNNMTVFAVDDLSIFSGSHSYIISATSGSTLCRTISCREVFVAFSGRGRRLYESICE; encoded by the exons ATGCGCCTGATGCTCAGAGATGCCATGCTCCGGCTCCGTAACAATGGCTTCAGCATCCTAGCCCTCGCTATGAAGGTGAAGTACGCCGAGCTTGTGACTCTTAACAAAAACAATATGACGGTCTTCGCCGTTGACGACCTTTCGATCTTCTCCGGTTCTCACTCTTATATCATATCAGCAACATCAGGTTCCACATTGTGCCGAACCATTTCTTGTCGAGAAGTGTTTGTGGCTTTCTCCg GGCGGGGAAGACGTCTTTATGAATCA ATATGTGAATAA
- the LOC101494531 gene encoding uncharacterized protein isoform X3 — protein sequence MRLMLRDAMLRLRNNGFSILALAMKVKYAELVTLNKNNMTVFAVDDLSIFSGSHSYIISATSGSTLCRTISCREVFVAFSVGRIINKLMKHATNN from the exons ATGCGCCTGATGCTCAGAGATGCCATGCTCCGGCTCCGTAACAATGGCTTCAGCATCCTAGCCCTCGCTATGAAGGTGAAGTACGCCGAGCTTGTGACTCTTAACAAAAACAATATGACGGTCTTCGCCGTTGACGACCTTTCGATCTTCTCCGGTTCTCACTCTTATATCATATCAGCAACATCAGGTTCCACATTGTGCCGAACCATTTCTTGTCGAGAAGTGTTTGTGGCTTTCTCCg TTGGTAGAATAATTAACAAGTTAATGAAACATGCTACCAACAATTGA
- the LOC101494531 gene encoding uncharacterized protein isoform X2 yields MRLMLRDAMLRLRNNGFSILALAMKVKYAELVTLNKNNMTVFAVDDLSIFSGSHSYIISATSGSTLCRTISCREVFVAFSGLSLLATQTTVCWVIFLYHIPM; encoded by the exons ATGCGCCTGATGCTCAGAGATGCCATGCTCCGGCTCCGTAACAATGGCTTCAGCATCCTAGCCCTCGCTATGAAGGTGAAGTACGCCGAGCTTGTGACTCTTAACAAAAACAATATGACGGTCTTCGCCGTTGACGACCTTTCGATCTTCTCCGGTTCTCACTCTTATATCATATCAGCAACATCAGGTTCCACATTGTGCCGAACCATTTCTTGTCGAGAAGTGTTTGTGGCTTTCTCCg GGTTGTCTCTGTTGGCTACCCAAACAACTGTTTGCTGGGTGATTTTTTTGTACCATATACCTATGTAA
- the LOC101494531 gene encoding uncharacterized protein isoform X6 produces MRLMLRDAMLRLRNNGFSILALAMKVKYAELVTLNKNNMTVFAVDDLSIFSGSHSYIISATSGSTLCRTISCREVFVAFSGISW; encoded by the exons ATGCGCCTGATGCTCAGAGATGCCATGCTCCGGCTCCGTAACAATGGCTTCAGCATCCTAGCCCTCGCTATGAAGGTGAAGTACGCCGAGCTTGTGACTCTTAACAAAAACAATATGACGGTCTTCGCCGTTGACGACCTTTCGATCTTCTCCGGTTCTCACTCTTATATCATATCAGCAACATCAGGTTCCACATTGTGCCGAACCATTTCTTGTCGAGAAGTGTTTGTGGCTTTCTCCg GTATCAGTTGGTAG
- the LOC101494531 gene encoding uncharacterized protein isoform X1: MRLMLRDAMLRLRNNGFSILALAMKVKYAELVTLNKNNMTVFAVDDLSIFSGSHSYIISATSGSTLCRTISCREVFVAFSVFLSETGLSLLATQTTVCWVIFLYHIPM; this comes from the exons ATGCGCCTGATGCTCAGAGATGCCATGCTCCGGCTCCGTAACAATGGCTTCAGCATCCTAGCCCTCGCTATGAAGGTGAAGTACGCCGAGCTTGTGACTCTTAACAAAAACAATATGACGGTCTTCGCCGTTGACGACCTTTCGATCTTCTCCGGTTCTCACTCTTATATCATATCAGCAACATCAGGTTCCACATTGTGCCGAACCATTTCTTGTCGAGAAGTGTTTGTGGCTTTCTCCg TGTTTTTATCTGAGACAGGGTTGTCTCTGTTGGCTACCCAAACAACTGTTTGCTGGGTGATTTTTTTGTACCATATACCTATGTAA
- the LOC101509460 gene encoding large ribosomal subunit protein uL15y: MTTSLKKNRKKRGHVSAGHGRVGKHRKHPGGRGNAGGMHHHRILFDKYHPGYFGKVGMRYFHKLRNKFYCPIVNIDKLSSLISQEVKDKASKENKAPVIDVTQFGFFKLLGKGVLPQNQPFVVKTKLISKIAEKKIKEAGGAVVLTA, translated from the coding sequence ATGACGACCAGTTTGAAAAAGAACAGGAAGAAGAGAGGCCACGTCAGCGCCGGTCATGGTCGTGTCGGTAAACACAGAAAGCATCCTGGAGGTAGAGGTAACGCCGGAGGCATGCACCACCACCGTATCCTCTTCGACAAATACCATCCTGGTTATTTTGGTAAGGTCGGTATGCGTTACTTCCACAAGCTTCGCAATAAGTTCTACTGCCCTATTGTCAACATAGACAAACTATCTTCTCTCATTTCACAAGAGGTCAAGGATAAAGCTTCAAAAGAGAACAAGGCACCTGTTATTGATGTTACTCAGTTTGGTTTCTTCAAACTTTTGGGTAAAGGTGTTTTGCCTCAGAATCAGCCCTTCGTTGTGAAGACTAAACTCATTTCAAAGATCGCTGAGAAGAAAATTAAAGAAGCTGGTGGTGCTGTTGTTCTTACTGCTTAA